In the genome of Terriglobales bacterium, the window GCAATGAAGCTCATGAACGAGATCGAGGCCGACATTGGCGGTGAGATGGTAAAACGCTTGGTCAATAACGGACAGCCAGTGGAGTACGGACAACCGCTGTTCAGCATCCGCCCGCACTAATCGGACGAGGCCTGCAGTCTTAGCATGTTCAATAAGATCCTGATTGCCAATCGCGGAGAGATCGCTCTTCGCGTCATCTGTGCCTGCAAGGAACTCGGAGTACGGACCGTCGCGGTCTATAGCGAAGCCGACCGTAATTCCCTGCCGGTTCGCTTTGCAGATGAAGCTATCTGTATCGGTCCGCCACGTTCGGCGGAAAGCTACCTGAATATTCCTGCAGTCATTAGCGCTGCCGAAATCGCAAATGTCGATGCCATCCATCCGGGATACGGACTCCTAAGCGAAAACGCGAACTTTGCCGAAGTGTGCGAAACCTCGCACATTAAATTCATAGGCCCGCCTCCCGAAGTCACGCGCCTGATGGGTGAAAAAGAGAAAGCGCGCGTTGCCATGAAAAAAGCCGGAGTCCCCATTCTTCCTGGATCGGAAGGAGTGATTCAGAGCGAAGAAGAGGGTCTGGAATGGGCAAAGCAGGTCGGCTATCCAGTGATTCTCAAAGCCTCGGCCGGTGGCGGCGGTAGAGGAATGCGCGTCATTCGCAGTGGCGACGAGCTGCCGAAACTCTACCAGGCAGCACACTCGGAGGCGGCAGCCGCATTCGGCAACGGCGACTTATACATGGAGAAGTTCATCGAGCGGCCCCGCCACATCGAGTTCCAGATCCTGGCGGATCAGCACGGCAAAGTCATAACGCTTGGCGAACGCGAATGCAGCATTCAGCGCCGTCATCAGAAGCTGCTGGAGGAATCGCCGTCAACACGTGTGACTCCCAAAATGCGTAAAGAGATTGGGGAAAAACTAGAGTCCTCGCTGGCCGATATTGGATACCAGAACGCCGGCACCATAGAGTTCCTAATGGACGAAGACGGTAGTCTCCACTTCATCGAAATGAATACGCGCATTCAAGTGGAACATCCGGTTACAGAGATGGTTACCGGAGTGGATCTAGTGAAGGCACAGATACGAATCGCCGCAGACGAGAAGCTGGGCAACATCATCACCGCTCCGATTGAAATGCGCGGACATTCGATCGAGTGCCGCATTAACGCTGAGCATCCGGAGAAGTTCACCCCGTCGGCCGGAAAAATTACTGCTTTTAACACTCCCGGTGGCACTGGCGTTCGTGTAGATACTGCTGCATACACTGAGGGCGTGATTCCGCCTTACTACGATTCTTTAATCGCGAAACTGATAACTCACGGCAGAGACCGTGAGGAGGCAATCGCGAGAATGTCGCGCGCTCTGGAGATGTTCATTGTTGAAGGGATCCACACGACCATTCCCTTACATCGGCGAATTATGGAAAATGCAGATTTTCGCGCCGCCGAATTTGACACCAAGTTCATGGAACGCTTCCTGGAGAAGAGTAGGAACGGAACCGGCCGATAGCGCCGAATAGTACTTTTGACGGTCATTCCAAAGCCCGCCTTCGCGCTGCCACGCCTCTATCCCATTCTTGTACCTTCGCTTATTGGTTCGGGCACCCTGGCTGAGAGCTGCGAGTTTGCCCGCGAACTGTTCGCTGGAGGAGCAACGCTGCTGCAGCTAAGGGAGAAGAATGCGTCCGCAAAAGAAATTCTTCGATGGGCTCGTGAGCTGCGGCGTGTACTCCCGAATGAAGTCGTTTTGATTCTGAACGACCGCGCAGACCTCGCCATTGCCGCGCAAGCAAATGGAGTTCATGTTGGACAGGACGACATTCCTCCTGAAGCAGCTCGGCGAATTATTGGAAATCAGAGAATACTGGGCATCTCAACGCATAACGTGGAACAACTTGCTGTCGCGCAACAAACCTCGGCGAACTACTTGGCCGTCGGACCAGTTTTCACTACTACCTCCAAGAATAAGCCTGACCCAACAATAGGATTAGAAGGCGTTCGCCAAGCCCGCGCCAGCACTCGCAAGCCGCTGATAGCCATCGGCGGAATTACTCTCCAGAACTGCCAGTCTGTCATCGAAGCAGGAGCCGACTCCGTGGCCGTAATCGGCGAGTTGCTATCTAATCCCCACAAAGTGACTGCGCAATTCCTGCTCAAAATGGCTAAATTGGGGTAAAACTATCAGGCAGTGACTACACAAACTCAGGTCCGCGTTCTCGCCTCCAAATCCGCCGAGTTTGTTCAAGGCCTCAATCTCACCAGCGCAACGACCCTCGTTGTCGGCTCGATGATCGGCTCAGGCATCTTCATCGTCTCCGCCGACATTGCACGCCTGGTCGATTCGCCTGCGCTGCTGATTCTCGCTTGGGTAGTGACAGGATTCATGACTGTCGTTGGCGCATTGACCTATGGCGAGCTCGCGGCCATGATGCCGAAGGCGGGTGGGCAGTACGTGTTTCTGCGCGAGTCTCTAGGGCCGCTCTGGGGATTTCTCTACGGCTGGTCGATGTTTGCCGTAATTCAAACCGGCACTATTGCCGCGGTCGGCGTGGCGTTCGGAAAGTTTCTAGGGGTATTGTTCCCTGCTATTTCCTCAGACAAATGGCTTTGGCACATCGGACACGTTCCTCTGTGGAAGGTCGGTCCGCTGGCGCTCGGCAACATGGACGTTGGCTTGAACAGTCAGAACCTTGTGGCCATCGCAATGGTCCTGCTTCTCACCGCAGTGAATGTGCTTGGTGTCAAAACTGGCGCGATCGTCCAGAACATTTTTACGTTTTCCAAGACCGCCGCACTGTTCGGACTCGTTCTCGTTGGCGCAATCCTCGGCAGCAACGCTGAAGCCATTCGTCAGAACTTCGGACACTTCTGGCAAAATGCGTCATTCAGCGTACTTCATCCAGTGCAGGTCGGAGTTGGCGGCCCAATAGCTCTAGTAGGACTACTTACGATCGTGGCCGTCGCGCAAGTGGGATCGCTCTTTTCTTCCGACGCATGGAATAACGTCACTTTCACTGCCGCGGAAGTTGAGAATCCACGCCGCAACCTTCCCCTGTCTCTTGCAATCGGAACCGGGCTTGTAACCCTGCTGTATATCGCAGCGAACTTCGTCTATTTGATGGTACTGCCGCTGCACGGGGATGCGCATGGCACTACGGTGCTGGCGCGAGGAATTCAGTACGCGGCCGACGACAGAGTAGGCACTGCCGTGATGCAGCAGGCCTTCGGAGCATCAGGAGCCGTACTGATGGCGATCGCAATCCTGATCTCCACCTTTGGCTGTAACAACGGACTGATCCTTGCGGGCGCACGTATCTACTACGCCATGGCCAAGGACGGCCTTTTCTTCCGCTCCGTCGGTAAGCTCCATCCCGCCTACAAGACGCCTGCAGTCTCGCTGATCGTTCAAGCGCTCTGGACTTGCGTTCTCTGTCTCTCGGGCAGCTACGGGCAGTTGCTCGACCTGACAATGTTTGCAGTCATCATCTTCTATATTCTGACCATTGGCGGGCTGTTCGTTCTGCGGCGAACCCGGCCCGATGTTCCGCGCCCCTACCGTGCTTTCGGGTATCCTGTGTTGCCCGCGATTTACATTGTGATGGCAACATTCATCGAGATTGTGCTACTCCGCTACAAACCGCAATACACTTGGCCAGGATTGATCATTGTGCTGCTCGGAATTCCTGTCTATCTGTTCTGGTCGCGAAATGCACAGGTTGAATCCGTCCAAGAAAGTGCTGCTCTAAATCCATAGGAGATACGAACCGCATGGCCAATTTGCTGGCGACAAAGCCCCTAAGTGTCCTAATGAATGAGGCTCAGGAAACTGGCGAGCACAGCCTGAAACGCGCGCTGGGTCCGGTCAACCTCGTTACTCTCGGCATCGGCGCCATCATCGGAGCCGGAATCTTCGTGCTCACCGGAAATGCTGCCGCACAGTATGCGGGACCAGCTATCACTCTCTCTTATGTGCTTGCCGGCCTAGGCTGCGTCTTTGCCGGACTTTGCTATGCGGAGTTCGCTTCGCTCATTCCCATCGCGGGATCGGCATACACATACGGCTACGCGACGCTCGGCGAGTTCTTTGCCTGGATCATCGGCTGGGACCTGATCCTTGAATATGCTTTTGGCGCGGCGACCGTTGCGTCGGGCTGGGCAGGCACCATCATCTTCTTTTTGCAGAGCTTCGGGATCAACCTACCGCCTCGTTTGACCGCTACGCCGGGAACCGATCTGTACTTTGTCAATAACGCCTGGCAAGCGGCCGGAGCGCCCTCCCTAGTCGGGTTGAGTCCGTCTCAACTGGCGGCCTTGCCCCATGAAGTAGGCATCTTCAATCTGATCGCATTCCTTGGGATCATGATGATTACCGTCATCCTGGTTGTCGGCATCAAGGAGTCTGCCAACTTCAACACAACCATTGTGTTCATCAAACTCGTGGCCGTTGTGATTTTTATCGCGGTAGCTGCCAGTTGGGTAATCGCACATCCGGCGCAAGCGCGCGCAAATTGGACTCCGTTTATCCCCCTGAACACCGGATCATTCGGATCCCACGGATGGTCGGGCATAGCCCGCGGAGCCTCAGTCGTCTTCTTCGCATACATTGGCTTTGACGCCGTTTCTACTGCTGCGCAAGAAGCGCGCAACCCGCAGCGAGACATGCCGATCGGCATCATGGGGTCGCTCCTGATTTGCACTTTCCTCTATATCGTGGTCGCAGGTCTGCTCACCGGCGTCGTGCACTATCCATCGCTCAACGTCGCAGCCCCCGTGTCTTTGGCAATGCAGCAGATCGGGCTCAGATGGGGCAGCATCCTGGTGAATGCCGGAGCGATCGCCGGACTGAGTACCGTCATGCTGGTCATGATGCTGGGACAGACGCGAGTCTTCTACTCAATGTCACGCGATGGATTACTTTGGAAATGGGCTGGCGAAATCCATCCACGTTTTCGCACGCCGTGGAAAAGCACAATCATCATGGGATTGTTTGTTGGCGTTTTCACGAGCGTTGTTCCTATCGGCATTCTCGGGCAGCTCGTCTCGATCGGTACTCTGCTCGCATTCGTGATCGTCAGTGTTGGTGTGATGATCCTCCGGAAACGTCGTCCTGATCTTCACCGGCCGTTCCGCACTCCGTGGGTCCCGTTCGTGCCGATTATGGCCATCGTTCTGGCTCTCGGGCTTATGCTCGCGCTTCCACATGACACCTGGATTCGCCTGGTCGTGTGGCTGGCGATCGGCATGGTCATTTACTTCACCTATGGCCGCCATCACAGCAAGGTGCAGCAGGGGCATCCAGAAGCAGTACTCGAACCAACGCGGTAAACGCAAGAAATACTTCAGGCTTGGTATCATCCTCAATCGGGTGATTTCGTGATCGGGTGATTTGTGATCGCGAAATCACCAAATCGCGAAATCACGCAATCCTCCCATCCTCCGCTGCATTCTCGTCCTCCTATAGAATTCCTCCGCGATGGCGCTCTCACTTGCCAGAAATCCGCTTCATGCATTTCGCAGACTGCTATGGATCGGCGTTGCTCTATTACTGGTTTCCGCAATTGGAACCATCGGTTATCGCTCCATCGAAGGCTGGAGTTGGCTTGATAGCTTGTACATGGTTGTGATCACCTTCAGTTCCATCGGATATGGAGAGGTCCATCCGCTTAGCCCAACGGGTCGTGAGTTCACGATTGCTCTAATCAGCTGCGGAGCGGTGCTTGTCGCTCTCGGCATCGGGACACTCACCCAAGCTCTGCTAGAATTCGAGCTTCTTCAATTCTTCGGCAGGCGCAGAGTGGAACGGCAAATCGCTCGTCTTTCCGGACACTACATCATCTGTGGCGCCGGACGCGTGGGCCGCAGCACGGCTCGCGAGCTTGCCCGCAAGCCCGTCCCATTCCTGATCATCGAGAAGGATCAGGCAAAGGCCGAAGGTTTCCCTCCCGAATGGCTAACTATGTTCGGAGATGCCACGCAGGAGAGCACGCTAATCGCAGCGCGCATCGATCAGGCTGCGGGGCTCGTGGCTGCAACTACAACCGATGCCAGCAACATATTCATCGTTCTGAATGCGCGCAGCCTGAATGGAAAATTGAAGATCATCGCGCGGGCCAGCGAGGAGGAATCCGGCAAGCACCTTACCAAGGCGGGCGCCAATTCTGTAATCTCGCCGTACGCGTTCGCCGGGCATCAGATCGCGCAGGGTCTGCTGCGTCCCAACGTTGTCGATTTCCTCACCCTTACTACAGGGCGCGACGGTGGGCACGAAATGGTGATCGAAGAAATCGCGGTTGCACCTCGCTCTCCCCTGGCGGGAATAACAGTCGGGGAGTCGGGAATCCATCGCGATTACGGCATCATCATCCTCGCCATCAAACATTCAGACGGCAACACTTCATTTAATCCAAGAGCCCGTGATGAGATCCGAGCGGGCGATTACCTGATCGCCATGGGGGAACCCGCAAGCATGTCCAACCTCGAGCTGGCCGCCGGCAATCCCCAATGAAAATCGTTACAGCCGCTGAAATGCGGGAGATCGATCGCATCACCACTGAGAAATACGGCGTCCCTTCCTTAACCCTCATGGAGAATGCGGGTGGCGGGGTTGCGCGATTTGTGTTGCAACAGTACCCGCAAGCAAAGCGAATTACTGTCGTATGCGGCAAGGGAAACAACGGTGGTGATGGATTCGTCGCTGCGCGGAAGCTACATGAAGCTGGACGGGATGTTCGAGTCGTGCTGCTGGCTGAGCCCAACGATGTAAAAGGAGATGCACGCGAGAATCTGAAACGACTGCCCTTATCGCCAACAATTGCCAACTCGACGGCAATGCTCGATGCGAACAACAGCCTCTTCAGCGAAACGGACTTGCTGCTCGATGCGATCTTTGGCACAGGCTTTCGTCCTCCCCTGCCCGAGCTTGCGAACCATGCGATCGAGCTGATCGGGAAGTCCAGCGCTGCAGTGATCTCGGTCGATATCCCTTCCGGCGCTGATGCCGATTCATTCAACGTGGATCAACCCGGCTCTTGCCGCAGCAGTGCGATCGTAACCTTCACCGCATTGAAGCCGGGCATCGTTTTCTCTGCGCTCACGCGCGGCCCAATCGTGGTCGCGAGAATTGGCTCACCCGACGAAGCCATCGTCTCGAAGCTTGGTTTGGAGTGGAACGAAGTGCCGACGCTTCTGCGCAGGCCGCGGAAACTTAATTCCAATAAGGGACTCTACGGCCACGTGCTGATCGTCGGCGGTTCGCTCGGAAAGTCGGGGGCTCCGACGATGGCATCGACGGCAGCTTTACGAATCGGCGCTGGGCTTGTAACCTGTGCCGTGCCCAGGAGCGTTCAACCAATTGTGGCCGGAGCCATTCCGGAACTGATGACCGAGCCACTGGACGAGAATGCGGCCGGAACAATTTCAGAACGGGCTCTCGATGAAGCTGAATCGAAGCTCCTTCTCCAACGCAAGAATGTGGTGGCGGTTGGCCCTGGATTAGGTCGAGATGCGGAAACAGTGCGAGCGGTTCGTGGCTTCGTTGCGCACTGCCCGCTTCCATTAGTGCTCGACGCCGATGCGCTAAATGCATTCGAACGCGAGAGCAGGCTCCTCGATGGCAGCAAACGGCTCCTCGTGCTCACACCGCACCCGGGCGAGATGGCGCGCCTGACCGGAAGCACGGTCAAGGAAGTCGAAGCCAATCGCATTGATGTTGCGCGGAAATTCGCACGCGAACATCGCGTCATCTTAGTGCTCAAAGGTTGGCGGACACTCATCGCCGATGGCGAAGGCAACATCTGGGTGAACACCACCGGGAATCCGGGACTGGCGAAAGGTGGAAGTGGCGACGCGTTAACCGGAATTATTGCTGGTCTAATCGCCCAGCATTCAGATCACATCGTCGATGCTGCCCGAGCGGGAGTTTACCTGCACGGCTTGGCCGCAGATGCTGCGCTCTCCGCTCAAACTGAGGAAACCATGCTCGCCAGCGACGTAATAGGCGCCCTGCCTGCCGCTCTTCGCATCGCTCGAAAGCCCGCAGATGAATTCATGTTGATCCAACGCGGAGAGCCGCTCTGGTGAAGGCAAATCAAGAGTTGCACAGTCATTCTCCGGAAGAAACCATTGCCGTTGGACACCAGCTCACGCAGTATCTCGAGGCCGGTCAGATGGTTATTTTGCGTGGTGATCTAGGGGCTGGAAAAACAACATTGATAAAGGGCGTCGCTGAAGGCTTTGCCGCCGCTCCTCAGGAAGATGTCACCAGCCCAACTTTCACGTTGGTCCACGAATACCGCGGGCCGGCCATCACAATTTTTCATATCGATTTATACCGAATCGACACAGAGCGCGAACTGTTAACGTTGGGCATCGACGACCTTCGCGCCGAACTCGGAAGCATCTTACTAGTGGAATGGGGAGAGAAGTTTCAGCAAATCACGGCTCAGAGCGACGGGGAAATATCGATTACGAGAACAGGCGAGAGTGACAGAAGAATTATCTATCGTTCGCGAAAGTAGGTCGATTCGATTCTCCAAGGCACAGGCGCTCTCGTGTGTGTCGACTTTGGGCGGAGCCACGGCCGAGGGTCTGCCGCGGCGGATGCCACAAACTCACCAACAACTTACTTCTGCCGAGGCTCAGTTCTCCTCACCACAGTGACTATCAGAAATATTCCGTTAATCGCAGAGAACGCGATGAATCCCATCATCACGTGGAAAGGCTTCACGTGGCGCAGAACAGCGACAATCGCCACCGCCACAAGAATCAGGTCAACCACCACGAAGACAAGCAGTTGTTTTTTGGGCATCAGGTAAAAGCTGTAATCCAGCAGCTAGTAGCCGGCAACCAGTAGCTGCCTAAAACCCCATGATGTTGTAGCCGCAATCAACGTAGATCGTCTCGCCCGTAATTGCCGTACTGAGATCGGAGGCGAGATACAGAGCGGCGTCGCCTACTTCACTTGCTTCCACGTTACGCTTGAGCGGTGCGCGCTCGGCATGCGCCTTCAACATGTCTCCGAGGCCGGAGATGCCGCGCGCAGCCAGGGTCTTGATAGGTCCGGCAGAGATGGCGTTTACCCTTATCTTCTGTTGTCCCAAATCAGCGGCCAAGTACCGAACCGAGGCTTCCAGTGCCGCTTTGGCAACGCCCATTACGTTGTAGCGGGGCACAACTTTCTCGGCGCCGTAATAGGTGAGCGTAATCACGCTTCCACCTTCCGTCATAAGCGGCGTCGCGGCACGAGCAACGGCGATCAAGGAATACACGCTGACATCATGCGCAATTCGAAACCCTTCGCGTGTAGTGAAGATGAAATCATTCTTCAATTCATCTGGGGGAGCGTATGCCACGCTGTGCACGAGCGTGTGCAGTTTGCCGTAACGCGACTTGATCTGATCGAAGAGCTGATTGATCTCCAAGTCGTTCGAAACGTCGCATTGAAACGCTGCCGCTCTCGGAAGAGCTTCTATAAGATCCTTCGCCTCCTGCGCGAGGCGCTCGTTCTGGTAGGTGATAGCCAGCGTAGCCCCTGCCGCCTGCAACTTCTGCGCAATCGCCCACGCGATGCTACGCTTGTTGGCAATCCCAAAAACGATCGCCACTCGACCCTGCATGTTGATCATCAAGTGCTCCGAGAAACTTCTAAGAATACCAGAGGGCCATTTTCACCACGGAGGCACGGAGTACAGGGAGAACAATTCGCAAGTCTCTAGAAGGGTAGTAGATCACGAGCAATTCATCTGTGTGTTCCCCCATTCCTTCGTGATACTCCGTATCCTTCATGGTTAAATTTGTGCCTTTCACCGTGTTCTCCGTGCCTCCGTGGTGAAAGATGGCTTTGTCTTTTGGCTTCATCAGATTGCTTCTCACCATCTCCCCGTTCATAATCCAAGGATAGAGGTGCCCATGCCTTCGGATTTCGATCAGACAAAACGCAAGCTGGATGAAGCAGCATCTAAGATTGAGCAGGAACTCAGGAAGGTCATAAGAACTTTGAACAATGAGGTGGTACCAAAGATGCGAACCGAAGGAACGCAAGCGCTCCGCAGCGTTGCCCAGGAGCTGCAAAAGCTCGCTGACCGGCTCGACGACTCTAAGAAATCGGCTACGCAGCAAAAATGAGATTTACCTTCCTGTTCTTGCTGATGTTGTTGCTGCCACTTGCCGGGTGCGGGCACAAAGAAACTAAGGTGAGCGTTCCTCCGCCACCGGACTTGCCGCCACAACCTTCGGCTACGGCGAAGCCGGCTCCTCCACCAGTCGAAAATCGCGACGCAACGACGCCAACCTTGCCCGCACCAGCAGCCACGAAGCCTATATATACGGAAATGGGACTGGCTAGTTGGTATGGTGCTCCATATCACAATCGGCGCGGCTCTAATGGCGAGAACTACGACATGAACGCGATGACGGCTGCCCATCGCACGCTGCCGCTCAACAGTGTCGTGCGCGTTACGAATGTCAAAACAGGAACGTCCGCTGTAGTGCGCATTACCGACCGTGGGCCGTTCATTGGTGAACGCATTATCGATCTTTCGCTCGCTGCTGCGAAAGCTATCGATGTATGGGAGCCCGGGACCGCATGGGTCCGACTCGAACTCCTCGGAACTCCGGTACCTCTGAATAGCGGGGGGAAATGGGCGGTACAGATTGGCGCATTCGATACTCGCGAAGCTGCGTTGCAGATGAAGCAGTCCGTAATCGACCACTACCACCCGAGTGACGTGCGGGAGTTTACTGGCCCAACAGGGGAATGGGTACGCATCCGCGTCCAGAATGACGACCGCGAATTAGCGGAGCGCATTTCGCAGAGCATCACAACGCCGGAAGGCGGCGTTTTTCTAGTGCGACTAGACTAGGTTTTCCCGGCTGCTTCGTAGAGACGCAGCCCGCCGCGGCGGGCGCCTCTACCTGCGGAACGGGTTAAAGAGGAACGAGAATGGACTGCCTTTTCTGCCGCATTATCCGGGGTGAAATTCCCGCAAAGAAAGTCTATGAAGATGAGGAAACCTTCGTCTTCGAGGACATCAAACCACAAGCTCCAACGCACGTCCTGATCATTCCCAAGAAACACATCGTTGGAGTTAGGGAAGCAAAGGCCGAAGATGCTTCGATCATCGGGAAGCTTCACCTGGTCGCGGCGCAGATCGCGCGTGATCGCAAAATCGAGAATGGATATCGGACGGTGTTCAACGTTGGGCCCGGCGCGGGACAGTCAGTATTCCATTTACATCTGCACCTCTTGGGAGGACGGCTATTGAGTTGGCCTCCGGGATAAATCGATAGGCTGGGCCGGTAGCATCACCCGAACATCGCGTTCAAATCTGCGTACTTCACTGAATCTTCCGCGAAGGTGAATGTTCCGTGCGCCTGCATCTCCCGGGCTGCGCGAAGGAAAGCACTGATCGCCGCCCGCGCTAGCGCGCTGCCGACGCTGACGCGTCTTACTCCGAGCTCCGACAAGTCCGCGAGACTCAGTTGCACACCCTGCAGTCCCATAATGACATTTATCGGCCGATCCAACGATTGGACCACGGTTCGGATGTCCTCCCTGGTCTTCAATCCAGGTGCGAATAGCACATCGGCTCCTGCCTCCTGGAAGGCCTGAAGCCGCGCAACCGTGTCGCGCAGATCAGGACGTCCAACGATAAAGTTCTCCGCGCGTGCGGTTAAAGTAAACGGAAACGCCAAAGAATGTGCCGCCTCCGCCGCCGCACGAACTCGCTCGGCCGCCAGAGAGATTTCGTACGGCGACCGTCCGCGACCTTGGGGGACATCCTCGACCGAGCAGCCCGCGAGTCCGGCTTCGGCAGCGAGGCGAACTGTCTCCGCGACTTGCGCTGGTTTATCTGCGTAACCATTTTCCAGATCAGCACTCACCGGAAGGTCGGTGGCACTAACCAGAGCAGCAGCATGAGCAAGCATCGTGTCACGATCCACGGCGCCGTCCTGCTTGCCGATCGAAAATGCAAATCCGCCACTCGTCGTAGCGAGGGCCTCAAATCCCAGTGTTTGCAATAACCGTGCACTGCCGACGTCCCATGGATTGGGAATGATGAACGCTTCATCTCTCTGATGCAGCGCACGGAAGGCTCTTCCCTTTTCTGTTTGAGTCATTCTGGGCTCCACAATCATTCTAAGGCCACCTGAGGACCAAACTCTCTGAGGCCATTTCCTCTAGACTAGTCTCGCGTGATACCACCTGAACATATGCAGTCTCAACAGAATTTTGAAATACGCAAGTTGCTCGCTAAGGTCGCCTTCCGGACGCTTCAGGCGACGCTTGTTTTCGTCTTAGCGGTTCTGTTTCAGGAACAGTTTGTGCTCTGGCCTTCGCCTGTGGCTGCACAGACGGTCGCACCTCAAGAAACCGAGCATCGAAAGACAAGCACGCCCTACACAGGGGATTTATCGATCTTTGAGAATCCGGATCGTGACAAGAAGTTACAAGTTCAGCGCGTCATGGATATTCTCGGTATCCATTCGGGAAGCAATGTTGCGGACATCGGCGCAGGCTCCGGTTGGTTTACGGTACGAGCAGCAAAGCGAGCTGGAGCAGATGGCACTGTCTATGCAGTGGACATCAGTCCGGAATCGATTCAATACATAGATAAGCGCATTCGCAAAGAGAACATCCGCAATGTCCGTACCATATTGAGCGCTGCGGACGATCCGAAGCTCCCTGAGAACAGTGTCGATTCCGTCTTGATACTCAAGACCTACCATGAAATCGCCGCCCCAGTGCGCTTGTTACAGAATCTGCGGAAGTCCCTGCGAAGCGGAGCGCGCATCGGCATCATTGATCGCAACGGGAATGGCGAGGATCACGGAATCCAGAAGGACGTTGTTGTGAAAGAAGCTGCGCAAGCAGGCTATCGACTGACGGACCAGTACGACTTCGTGAAAGATGACCGGGAAGACTACTTCCTCGTCTTCCAGGTGAATTCAGATCATCCTTGACCGCTTTAGTTATTCGGGCGAATCGATGCCCTCGCACCAATCGCGAAGAGACACGGGATGTTTGCTGCGCACAATTTCTCCCTTCTCTGGCTCGACTTCTTTCGCCACGGGCGCTTCGGTTTTGGGCATTAATCTTCCAAGGCAAACGAGAAGATCTGTACCAGGCAAGCGGGTTGCTCCTGCTTAAGCAACCCGCAAAGTGCTGTTGTCTGAAGAAGCTCGCGAGCTACAGGCCCAGATCGCTTAATCCGGGATGTCCATCAGTACGCCGGCCGAGTGGCCAGCTGAACTTACGATCTGCTTCCCGAATTGGCAGATCGTTGATACATGCGTATCTGAGCCGCATCAGCCCATGCTCGTCGAACTCCCAATTCTCATTTCCGTAGGAGCGAAACCAGTTCCCCGAATCGTCGTGGGATTCATATGCAAAGCGGAC includes:
- the tsaE gene encoding tRNA (adenosine(37)-N6)-threonylcarbamoyltransferase complex ATPase subunit type 1 TsaE, whose amino-acid sequence is MKANQELHSHSPEETIAVGHQLTQYLEAGQMVILRGDLGAGKTTLIKGVAEGFAAAPQEDVTSPTFTLVHEYRGPAITIFHIDLYRIDTERELLTLGIDDLRAELGSILLVEWGEKFQQITAQSDGEISITRTGESDRRIIYRSRK
- a CDS encoding enoyl-ACP reductase, translating into MINMQGRVAIVFGIANKRSIAWAIAQKLQAAGATLAITYQNERLAQEAKDLIEALPRAAAFQCDVSNDLEINQLFDQIKSRYGKLHTLVHSVAYAPPDELKNDFIFTTREGFRIAHDVSVYSLIAVARAATPLMTEGGSVITLTYYGAEKVVPRYNVMGVAKAALEASVRYLAADLGQQKIRVNAISAGPIKTLAARGISGLGDMLKAHAERAPLKRNVEASEVGDAALYLASDLSTAITGETIYVDCGYNIMGF
- a CDS encoding isocitrate lyase/phosphoenolpyruvate mutase family protein — encoded protein: MTQTEKGRAFRALHQRDEAFIIPNPWDVGSARLLQTLGFEALATTSGGFAFSIGKQDGAVDRDTMLAHAAALVSATDLPVSADLENGYADKPAQVAETVRLAAEAGLAGCSVEDVPQGRGRSPYEISLAAERVRAAAEAAHSLAFPFTLTARAENFIVGRPDLRDTVARLQAFQEAGADVLFAPGLKTREDIRTVVQSLDRPINVIMGLQGVQLSLADLSELGVRRVSVGSALARAAISAFLRAAREMQAHGTFTFAEDSVKYADLNAMFG
- a CDS encoding methyltransferase domain-containing protein, producing MQSQQNFEIRKLLAKVAFRTLQATLVFVLAVLFQEQFVLWPSPVAAQTVAPQETEHRKTSTPYTGDLSIFENPDRDKKLQVQRVMDILGIHSGSNVADIGAGSGWFTVRAAKRAGADGTVYAVDISPESIQYIDKRIRKENIRNVRTILSAADDPKLPENSVDSVLILKTYHEIAAPVRLLQNLRKSLRSGARIGIIDRNGNGEDHGIQKDVVVKEAAQAGYRLTDQYDFVKDDREDYFLVFQVNSDHP
- a CDS encoding NAD(P)H-hydrate dehydratase, which gives rise to MKIVTAAEMREIDRITTEKYGVPSLTLMENAGGGVARFVLQQYPQAKRITVVCGKGNNGGDGFVAARKLHEAGRDVRVVLLAEPNDVKGDARENLKRLPLSPTIANSTAMLDANNSLFSETDLLLDAIFGTGFRPPLPELANHAIELIGKSSAAVISVDIPSGADADSFNVDQPGSCRSSAIVTFTALKPGIVFSALTRGPIVVARIGSPDEAIVSKLGLEWNEVPTLLRRPRKLNSNKGLYGHVLIVGGSLGKSGAPTMASTAALRIGAGLVTCAVPRSVQPIVAGAIPELMTEPLDENAAGTISERALDEAESKLLLQRKNVVAVGPGLGRDAETVRAVRGFVAHCPLPLVLDADALNAFERESRLLDGSKRLLVLTPHPGEMARLTGSTVKEVEANRIDVARKFAREHRVILVLKGWRTLIADGEGNIWVNTTGNPGLAKGGSGDALTGIIAGLIAQHSDHIVDAARAGVYLHGLAADAALSAQTEETMLASDVIGALPAALRIARKPADEFMLIQRGEPLW
- a CDS encoding histidine triad nucleotide-binding protein; amino-acid sequence: MDCLFCRIIRGEIPAKKVYEDEETFVFEDIKPQAPTHVLIIPKKHIVGVREAKAEDASIIGKLHLVAAQIARDRKIENGYRTVFNVGPGAGQSVFHLHLHLLGGRLLSWPPG
- a CDS encoding septal ring lytic transglycosylase RlpA family protein, encoding MRFTFLFLLMLLLPLAGCGHKETKVSVPPPPDLPPQPSATAKPAPPPVENRDATTPTLPAPAATKPIYTEMGLASWYGAPYHNRRGSNGENYDMNAMTAAHRTLPLNSVVRVTNVKTGTSAVVRITDRGPFIGERIIDLSLAAAKAIDVWEPGTAWVRLELLGTPVPLNSGGKWAVQIGAFDTREAALQMKQSVIDHYHPSDVREFTGPTGEWVRIRVQNDDRELAERISQSITTPEGGVFLVRLD